One window from the genome of Cryobacterium sp. GrIS_2_6 encodes:
- the purL gene encoding phosphoribosylformylglycinamidine synthase subunit PurL, whose amino-acid sequence MTAVTTTPSRGIADTVANAIATPDKDQPFGALGLTEGEYQEIRTILGRRPTSGELAMYSVMWSEHCSYKSSKKYLRQFGDKVSPAMKKNLMVGMGENAGVLDVGEGWAVTFKIESHNHPSYIEPFQGAATGVGGIVRDIISMGARPVAVMDALRFGRIDDPDTARVVHGVVSGISFYGNCLGLPNIGGETWFDSVYQGNPLVNALSVGVLRHEDLHLANARGVGNKVVLFGARTGGDGIGGASILASDTFSADGPTKRPAVQVGDPFAEKVLIECCLELFRDKLVEGIQDLGAAGISCATSELASNGDGGMYIQLEKVLLRDPTLTAEEILMSESQERMMAVVTPEKLEGFLAMTAKWDVETSVLGEVTDTGRLVIDWNGEEIVNVDPRTVAIDGPVYDRPVAYPIWIDALQADSASALPRSTDAADLREQFLSLLGSPNLADPSWITDQYDRYVLGNTALSFPDDAGMIRIDEESGLGFVIATDANGRYCQLDPYRGAQLALAEAYRNVAATGAVPVGISDCLNFGSPENPEVMWQFERAVTALADGCLELEIPVTGGNVSFYNQTGDQPIYPTPVVAVLGVIDDVARRVPSGWQDDGHNIYLLGITREELDGSAWADVVHGHLGGMPPVVDLPGEARLAGLLNAASIEALIDSAHDLSSGGLAQTLAEAVLRFGVGARVWLGDICERDGIDASVALFSESAGRVIVSVPREDDVKFLGLCEGRGYPVLRIGVTDNTLDALEIQDVFTVSLADLQSRHRATLPAHFA is encoded by the coding sequence GCGCCCTCGGGCTGACCGAGGGTGAATACCAGGAGATCCGCACGATCCTCGGCCGCCGCCCCACGAGCGGCGAGCTCGCGATGTACTCGGTGATGTGGAGCGAGCACTGCTCCTACAAGAGCTCGAAGAAGTACCTGCGCCAGTTCGGCGACAAGGTCTCCCCCGCCATGAAGAAGAACCTCATGGTCGGCATGGGCGAGAACGCGGGCGTGCTCGACGTCGGCGAGGGCTGGGCCGTCACCTTCAAGATCGAGTCGCACAACCACCCCTCCTACATCGAGCCGTTCCAGGGCGCCGCGACCGGCGTCGGCGGCATCGTGCGCGACATCATCTCGATGGGCGCCCGCCCGGTCGCCGTGATGGACGCCCTCCGCTTCGGCCGCATCGACGACCCGGACACCGCGCGCGTCGTGCACGGCGTCGTCTCCGGCATCTCGTTCTACGGCAACTGCCTCGGCCTGCCGAACATCGGCGGCGAGACCTGGTTCGACTCGGTATACCAGGGCAACCCGCTCGTCAACGCGCTCTCCGTCGGCGTGCTCCGCCACGAGGACCTGCACCTCGCCAACGCCCGCGGCGTGGGCAACAAGGTCGTGCTCTTCGGGGCCCGCACCGGCGGAGACGGCATCGGCGGGGCATCCATTCTCGCCTCGGACACCTTCAGCGCCGACGGCCCGACCAAGCGCCCCGCGGTGCAGGTCGGCGACCCCTTCGCCGAGAAGGTGCTCATCGAGTGCTGCCTCGAACTGTTCCGCGACAAGCTCGTCGAGGGTATCCAGGACCTCGGCGCGGCCGGCATCAGCTGTGCCACCTCGGAACTCGCCTCGAACGGCGACGGCGGCATGTACATCCAGCTCGAGAAGGTACTGCTGCGCGACCCGACGCTCACCGCCGAGGAGATCCTGATGAGCGAGAGCCAGGAGCGGATGATGGCCGTCGTCACGCCGGAGAAGCTCGAGGGCTTCCTCGCGATGACCGCCAAGTGGGACGTCGAAACGAGCGTGCTCGGCGAGGTCACCGACACCGGCCGGCTCGTCATCGACTGGAACGGCGAAGAGATCGTCAACGTCGACCCGCGCACGGTCGCCATCGATGGCCCGGTCTACGACCGCCCGGTCGCCTACCCGATCTGGATCGACGCACTGCAGGCCGACTCGGCCTCTGCGCTGCCGCGGTCGACGGATGCCGCGGACCTGCGCGAGCAGTTCCTCTCGCTGCTTGGCTCGCCCAACCTCGCGGACCCGAGCTGGATCACCGACCAGTACGACCGCTACGTGCTCGGCAACACCGCGCTCTCCTTCCCCGACGACGCCGGCATGATCCGCATTGATGAGGAGTCTGGCCTCGGCTTCGTCATCGCGACCGACGCCAACGGCCGCTATTGCCAGCTCGACCCGTACCGCGGCGCCCAGCTCGCCCTCGCCGAGGCGTACCGCAACGTTGCAGCGACCGGAGCGGTGCCGGTCGGAATCAGCGACTGCCTCAACTTCGGCTCACCGGAGAACCCCGAGGTGATGTGGCAGTTCGAACGCGCCGTCACGGCCCTCGCCGACGGATGCCTCGAGCTCGAGATCCCCGTCACCGGAGGCAACGTATCGTTCTACAACCAGACCGGCGACCAGCCGATTTACCCGACGCCCGTCGTCGCCGTGCTCGGCGTGATTGATGACGTCGCCCGCCGCGTGCCGAGCGGCTGGCAGGACGACGGCCACAACATCTACCTGCTCGGCATCACCCGCGAGGAACTCGACGGCTCGGCCTGGGCCGATGTCGTGCACGGGCACCTCGGCGGCATGCCGCCGGTCGTCGACCTTCCCGGTGAGGCGCGGCTCGCCGGCCTGCTCAACGCGGCGTCGATCGAGGCGCTCATCGACAGCGCGCACGACCTGTCCTCCGGCGGGCTCGCCCAGACCCTCGCCGAGGCTGTGCTCCGGTTCGGGGTCGGGGCCCGCGTGTGGCTCGGCGACATCTGCGAGCGGGACGGGATCGACGCATCCGTCGCCCTGTTCTCGGAGTCGGCCGGCCGCGTCATCGTCTCGGTGCCGCGCGAGGACGACGTGAAGTTCCTCGGCCTCTGCGAGGGCCGCGGGTACCCGGTGCTGCGCATCGGCGTCACCGACAACACCCTCGACGCGCTCGAGATCCAGGACGTCTTCACGGTCTCCCTCGCCGACCTGCAGTCGCGCCACCGCGCCACCCTCCCCGCGCACTTCGCCTAG
- a CDS encoding DUF559 domain-containing protein, which yields MKRARPLPPRLRETAFTTAEGADAGLSPGRLRRSDLEHPFRGIHASPDALRTIESRIQAYAKRMSANAFFSHVTAAQIHGLPLPQRLGHSMTLHVCTADAAARHGSRRVIGHHSADRGLEVVEVRGVRTTSAVYTWCQLSTLLDLDELIILGDALVRRRAPVAALDQLRRAALRYAGHRGAKKLREALQWVRPGTASARETELRLLLVRAGLPEPELNVEIVDRNGIKIATGDLVYREYRVLVEYDGEQHRTDEEQYHWDVDRLDRLMEEGWRVIRINKSHVRKRPASTIRKVRVALNSRGWTP from the coding sequence ATGAAACGCGCCCGGCCGCTTCCCCCTCGCCTGCGCGAGACGGCGTTCACCACTGCCGAGGGAGCGGATGCCGGTCTCAGCCCGGGGCGTTTGCGCCGGTCAGATCTCGAGCATCCGTTTCGCGGCATCCACGCATCGCCGGACGCGCTCCGCACGATCGAGTCGCGCATCCAGGCCTATGCCAAACGGATGTCTGCCAACGCCTTCTTCAGCCACGTCACCGCCGCGCAGATCCACGGTTTGCCGCTGCCGCAGCGCCTCGGGCATTCAATGACCCTTCATGTCTGCACGGCGGATGCCGCTGCCCGGCACGGGAGCCGCCGGGTCATCGGTCACCACAGTGCCGACCGAGGCCTCGAGGTTGTCGAGGTGCGCGGGGTACGCACGACGTCAGCTGTCTACACCTGGTGCCAGCTGTCGACCCTGCTGGATCTGGATGAGCTCATCATCCTCGGGGACGCCCTGGTACGACGGCGCGCACCCGTCGCCGCGCTCGACCAGCTTCGACGGGCCGCCCTCCGGTATGCCGGCCATCGAGGTGCGAAGAAGCTGCGGGAGGCACTCCAGTGGGTCAGGCCGGGAACGGCGTCTGCGCGGGAGACGGAACTTCGGTTGCTGCTGGTGCGGGCCGGACTTCCCGAGCCCGAGCTCAATGTTGAGATCGTCGATCGCAACGGAATCAAGATCGCGACCGGCGACCTGGTCTATCGCGAGTATCGGGTTCTCGTCGAGTACGACGGGGAACAGCACCGCACGGATGAGGAGCAGTACCACTGGGACGTCGATCGCCTAGACCGTCTGATGGAGGAAGGGTGGCGGGTGATTCGCATCAACAAGTCGCACGTCCGAAAGCGACCGGCCAGCACCATCCGCAAAGTACGCGTGGCGCTCAATTCCCGCGGTTGGACTCCCTAG